tgagggaaacagaaagagaaaagcactCCTGGTAAAGAAGACGTTAATGATCCTTACTGAAGTAAGAAAGGCTTTACTCAGGCCCATCATGGTGGGTACAGGGACCAGTGCCCCGGGCTCTTGTTCTGGGGGCGAGAGATCAGGCTCCACCCCAAAACAGCCTGGGCATGGGGCAATTGATAGCCGAGGAGCAGGGTAGGGGTCCGTGGATGGAGGAAAGCTAAGAAAAAACCTCAGTAAAGGGGTTATACTAAACCCACCAAGCAGGATCCTTGCCAAAGACAGGCCAAGGTGCTCAGACATCGCTTGGGGAATGGCAGAGGCTGAAGGATTTGATCAGATATCAAGcatgatggggcaggcatttagagcagcagttaagataccactgggggggcagtgctgtggcgcagtaggttaatcctccgcctgcagcgccggcatcccatataggtgccggttctagtcctggctgtccctcttccaattcagctctctgctgtgtcctgggaaagcagtagtagatggcccagatccttcagcccctgcacccatgtgggagaccaggaagaagctcctggctcctggcttcagatcagcgtagctctggctgttgcggccaatttggagagtgaaccattggacggaagacctttcttttcctctcactgtctgtaactcaacctctcaaataaataaataaaatctttaaaagtaaaattttaaagaagatatCACTCAGGATACtcctatcccatatcagagtgcctgcgttcagacccctgctctgctcccaattccaggtttCTGATaacctgctccctgggaggcagcagtcgaagggctcaagtagttgtgtccttgcTACCTGCGGGACACccgaattgagttcccagctccaggccacTCCTGGCTTGTTATGGGTTTTTGAGCAGTGAGCCAGAGGGTGAGAAAGCACtctgttggccagcgccgtggctcaacaggctaatcctccgccttgcggcgccggcacaccgggttctagtcccggttggggcgccggattccatcccggttgcccctcttccagcccagctctctgctatggcccgggagtgcagtggaggatggcccaagtccttgggccctgcacccacatgggagaccaggataagcacctggctcctggcttcggatcagcacgatgcgctgaccgcagcggccattggagggtgaaccaacggcaaaaaggaagacctttctctctatctctctctctcactatccactctgcctgtcaaaaaaagaaaaaaaaaaagaaagcactctGTATGttgtctctttcaaattaaaaaaaaaaaaatcaggtatggAGAATGAGGGGCAGAGAGTTCCTGCTAAACTGACTTAGCAGTGTTCTTAGCTAAAATTggacttttcaaaaaatatattggggctggtgttatggcataatgggttaagtcgccacctgcaacattggcatccagtatgggcactggtttgaatcctggctgctccacttctgatcaagcttcctgctaatgcatctgagaaagcagcagatggtggcccaagagcttgggcccctgcacccacatgagagactcagatgcagctccagcctcttggcttcagcctggcccaacctagaccattgcagccattcagagagggaaccagaggatggaaggtctctctctctctctctctctccatctttccctctcactctctataactctgcctttcaaagaaataaaataagtctttattttaaaattcttatttatttatggagagaggagaaagagagaaatcttccatcctctgatcactccccaaatgcctgcaacagctagggtcaggctgaagtcaggagcccggaactcaaccCAGACAGGCACCCGATTACTGTGCTGAGCAAGGGATCTTTGTCACCCCCTCTCTTGCAGGGAGGCTGGACACGGAGATGAAGACAAATAGGAGCTTGGACACGGAGCCCCCGAGAGCGGGAGCCCCCACTGGGCCCAGAAGTTGGGTTTTCCTTCCGCAGAGGTTGCCAGGCAGGGGAAAACCAACTTTGTGTGGTGTGCCGTGGGGGTGTTGTGACCCGCAAGGTGACCCAGATAGGGCCCTGggtcctcctctgcctcctagTAGCAACCGCAGGCTGGAAGTTGGTCATGGGGTGGGCCAGTCATGCTGTTACTCACCCCAGGAGTCCCCACACTTGCCCACTTTGGGGAGAGGGGACCCACAGTGTGACCCACGGGTGCGGGCTTTCCATCCCGCCGAGGACAGGACCCAGCGGCACCGAtttttcctctccccctcccgcaCCCCTTGATGTCTGGGgcatccctgcctcctccccttccccacccagctCAGACAGCTGAGCCCGCTGTCTTCCTTCAGCCTCCCGCTTCAGACCCAGGAGGCCTGGCCACTGCTCCGCAGAGGACGGATTGTGGGCGGGGGTGCTTCACTGCTCGGCCGTACTAGGGGTTCACGCTGCCGCGGCCCCTTGGTGAGAGACTTGCCGCCCCCAGTAATGACCACCGTTGGGTGGGACCCACGATGAAGAGTGCAGTGCCTGACCTGGAGGGGACCCTGTAGCCCTCGGCATCGGGATGCTTGCGGGGGCTTCTGGATTTGAGGAGAGcgccttcctcctgccctccagTTAGACTAACGCTAGGGCCCGCCAGTGCAGACAGGGGTGGATGGCTGGGAGCAAAGACCACACTCTCTGGGTGTTAGGAAAAATTCTGAGACCATTCACCCAACGCCTGGATTAAGACACGTTAGCGCCTCAGCGTCCAGACAGCCGCATGGAGTTTTAGACTCTTTATTTCCACCTCGCTCCAAATCAGTTTGCAGTCTCCTCCTGCGTAGTTCTCAccgagctgggggccagcagtttTCCCAGGGTCGGGGCGGCCCTCACCCCACCATCACGGCCCCGAAGGAGGTCTTCCCTCTCCTGTAGTCCACCATGTCCGGGTGACTGATGTTCACGTACACCCTCTCGCCTCTCCGGAGCTGCACCAGGCCGCCGAACCCCACGCTCGTGTACCACAGGGGGCCGTACTCGCGCCTCCCGTCCCAGTCCACGACCGAGGTCACGGTCTCGGCGCCCTCGAGCAGCAGCTGGGGAGCGCCCGGCCCGTAGGCGCCCCCTGCCCGGTACAGCGAGCTGCGCAGCACGACCGCGCGGCCCCGGGGAGCCCCGCCGGCAGGGGGCGCCCGGCCCCGGTAGCCGACGTGACAGTAGAGGTAGTAGAGACCGTCCTGCGGCAGCGCCAGCCCGTCGGTGCCCGAGAACTGCGTCCCGCTCCTCAGAAACGCTTCTTCTTTCTTCGCCTCCCAGCCTAGCCCCTGCCCCTTCATCCAAGCGCCTGCGGGGAGACGGGCCGGTGGGAACCGAGCCTAGGAGGAGCGATCTaggcccggggaggggggtggggatgCAGCGGGACTTTTGGGTGTGGGGCGCGGCTCTGGTAAGGGAGAGGAAGCTGGAAGGGTGGGCACTTGAGGGGCTTTTGGGTGTGGGGCGCGGCTCTGGTAGGGGAGAGGAAGCTGGAAGGGTGAGCACTTGAGGGGCGGGAGGTGGTGGGGTAGGTGGGAAACCCGGGCATTGGAGTGACAGAGCGGAGGGACCCTAactgggggaggagggctggcactggggttATGAGAGCTTTACCTATGAGGTGGGCAGCCGGCAGCCTGGAGCTGAGATCTGCTTCtggctccttctcctcctcctcctcccgcagCTGCTGAAATCCTGCAAGGGACAAAGAGTGCTCGGTTGGGGTCAGG
The sequence above is drawn from the Lepus europaeus isolate LE1 chromosome 3, mLepTim1.pri, whole genome shotgun sequence genome and encodes:
- the LTB gene encoding lymphotoxin-beta, coding for MGALELEGRGRRPQGRGCFLLAVAGATSLVTLLLAVPITVLAVLALVPPEQGGLVPETTDPGAQAQQGPGFQQLREEEEEKEPEADLSSRLPAAHLIGAWMKGQGLGWEAKKEEAFLRSGTQFSGTDGLALPQDGLYYLYCHVGYRGRAPPAGGAPRGRAVVLRSSLYRAGGAYGPGAPQLLLEGAETVTSVVDWDGRREYGPLWYTSVGFGGLVQLRRGERVYVNISHPDMVDYRRGKTSFGAVMVG